From the Opitutus sp. ER46 genome, one window contains:
- the rlmF gene encoding 23S rRNA (adenine(1618)-N(6))-methyltransferase RlmF, translating into MNRTSANARPAAGLHPRNPHAGRYDFAALVQAVPALTGFVHSSPRGEPTIDFANPAAVLALNQALLRLHYGIKFWALPRGYLCPPIPGRADYLHHLADLLAEAAPEPSAAPPQPGVSILDVGVGASVVYPIIGVASYGWRFVGTDIDPVALEAARRIVVGNRTLGPRIELRRQPDPQQIFRGVVRPGDSFAACICNPPFHTSAAAAAAGTLRKLRNLTGERTPERVLNFGGQSHELWCAGGEVGFVLRMIAESVQFRTQCRWFTTLVSKRESLPPLRRALARVPPADVRTIELTQGQKKSRILAWRFGT; encoded by the coding sequence TTGAACCGCACTTCCGCCAACGCCCGCCCAGCTGCCGGCCTGCATCCACGCAACCCGCACGCCGGCCGCTACGACTTTGCCGCCCTCGTCCAGGCCGTGCCCGCGCTCACGGGCTTCGTCCACTCCAGCCCGCGGGGCGAACCCACGATCGATTTTGCCAACCCGGCGGCCGTCCTCGCCCTCAATCAGGCTCTCCTGCGCCTCCACTACGGAATCAAGTTCTGGGCGCTCCCTCGCGGCTATCTCTGTCCGCCGATTCCGGGCCGCGCCGACTACCTTCATCATCTCGCCGACCTCCTGGCCGAGGCAGCGCCTGAGCCCTCCGCCGCCCCGCCGCAGCCCGGGGTGTCGATCCTGGATGTCGGCGTAGGCGCGAGTGTCGTGTATCCGATCATCGGAGTCGCAAGCTATGGCTGGCGCTTCGTCGGCACCGACATCGATCCCGTCGCGCTCGAGGCTGCACGCCGGATCGTCGTCGGTAATCGCACGCTCGGTCCTCGCATCGAGCTGCGGCGGCAACCCGACCCGCAGCAGATTTTTCGCGGCGTCGTTCGCCCGGGCGATTCCTTTGCCGCCTGCATCTGCAACCCACCGTTTCACACCTCTGCCGCCGCAGCCGCCGCCGGCACGCTGCGCAAGCTGCGCAACCTGACCGGCGAGCGCACGCCCGAGCGCGTGCTCAACTTCGGCGGCCAGAGCCACGAGCTATGGTGCGCCGGCGGCGAGGTTGGCTTTGTCCTGCGCATGATCGCCGAGAGTGTTCAGTTCCGGACGCAGTGCCGGTGGTTCACAACGCTCGTATCGAAACGCGAAAGCCTCCCTCCCCTCCGCCGCGCCCTCGCGCGCGTGCCGCCAGCCGACGTCCGCACGATCGAGCTCACGCAGGGCCAGAAGAAGTCACGCATCCTTGCCTGGCGCTTTGGAACGTGA